The following are encoded in a window of Polynucleobacter sp. AP-Kolm-20A-A1 genomic DNA:
- a CDS encoding hydroxymethylglutaryl-CoA lyase — protein MTRIYFNDVVTRDGFQIEPNFIPTDDKIKLVDELSACGFAKIEVTSFTSPKSIPMLRDAEEVMGRIQRVPGVEYTVLVPNLRGAERAFESKADEFNLVMSTSETHNLANLRMGREKSFAGLAEVIKFVDDRTPINVSLSTCFGCPMEGEVPQAVVEGFAQRFADLGVRGLTICDTTGMANPDQVKKMCDALQKQFPNLQLTLHFHNTRGMGLANVLAAVQSGIVRFDGSLGGLGGCPYAPGASGNISSEDAIHMLDAMGYDTGINIPRLLALAKELPQIVGHPVPGQVAKAGSTYTLHPEPDYVDELRRAQ, from the coding sequence ATGACCAGAATTTATTTCAATGATGTAGTAACCAGAGATGGCTTTCAGATTGAGCCTAATTTCATACCGACAGACGACAAGATCAAGTTGGTGGATGAGTTAAGCGCTTGTGGATTTGCAAAAATTGAGGTGACTTCGTTTACTTCGCCTAAATCTATCCCGATGCTGCGCGATGCCGAAGAGGTAATGGGTCGTATTCAGCGGGTTCCAGGTGTTGAGTACACTGTATTGGTTCCCAATCTGAGGGGTGCTGAGCGCGCATTTGAATCCAAGGCCGACGAATTTAATCTAGTGATGTCTACCTCTGAGACTCATAACCTGGCCAACCTCAGAATGGGTAGAGAAAAGAGTTTTGCAGGGCTAGCGGAAGTTATTAAATTCGTTGATGACAGAACACCAATCAATGTTTCGCTCTCCACTTGCTTTGGCTGCCCTATGGAAGGTGAGGTTCCGCAAGCAGTTGTCGAGGGATTTGCGCAGCGCTTCGCAGATCTTGGTGTTCGAGGTCTGACTATATGCGACACCACTGGCATGGCCAATCCGGATCAAGTGAAAAAAATGTGCGATGCTTTGCAAAAGCAATTTCCTAATCTCCAATTAACTCTGCACTTTCATAACACCAGGGGCATGGGTCTAGCCAATGTTCTAGCAGCAGTCCAGTCGGGTATTGTGCGATTTGATGGATCGCTGGGTGGCTTGGGTGGCTGCCCTTATGCACCCGGAGCAAGCGGGAATATTTCAAGTGAAGATGCGATTCATATGCTTGATGCAATGGGCTATGACACTGGTATCAATATTCCTAGGTTATTAGCGCTCGCTAAAGAGTTACCTCAAATTGTGGGTCACCCCGTTCCAGGCCAGGTAGCAAAGGCAGGCAGCACATATACGCTGCATCCCGAACCAGATTACGTAGATGAACTTCGCCGCGCTCAATAA
- the queG gene encoding tRNA epoxyqueuosine(34) reductase QueG, translated as MSLSATPNSLDEAKLRTWLGEQAANLGFDSLRITNTHLGVASERLNQWLADGRHGHMEYMQRHADLRSDPGLLVPGAVRVICVSMNYLPPEFNLEREWQRLEDPKQAVVSMYARGRDYHKVLRNRLQEFAKLIEEKIGTFGYRVFTDSAPLMEVELARKAGLGWRGKHTLLLNRESGSTFFLGEILVDVPLPVDQEQEEHCGTCTSCIDICPTQAITAPYQLDARRCISYLTIENPEAIPVEFRSAMGNRVYGCDDCQLICPWNKFSKRTQLPDFAQRHGLGQASLMHLWSWTEAEFEQRHEGSAIRRIGYSRWRRNLAVAMGNALASTKVDKVEKELLRSALNEALPTADPLVAEHIQWALNAYN; from the coding sequence ATGTCTTTATCTGCCACTCCAAACTCTTTAGATGAGGCCAAGTTACGAACTTGGCTAGGGGAGCAGGCTGCCAATTTGGGGTTTGATAGCCTCCGCATTACTAATACGCATTTGGGTGTTGCTAGTGAGCGTTTAAATCAGTGGCTAGCTGATGGCCGCCATGGGCATATGGAATACATGCAACGGCATGCGGATTTAAGGTCTGACCCAGGGCTCTTGGTTCCGGGTGCTGTCAGAGTCATTTGTGTGTCGATGAACTATCTTCCGCCTGAATTTAATCTTGAGCGAGAGTGGCAACGCCTAGAGGACCCCAAGCAAGCGGTGGTATCGATGTATGCCCGTGGGCGCGATTATCACAAGGTGCTGCGCAATCGTTTGCAAGAATTTGCCAAATTGATCGAAGAAAAAATTGGCACTTTTGGATATCGCGTATTTACAGACTCCGCTCCCTTGATGGAAGTGGAGTTGGCTCGCAAGGCAGGTTTAGGTTGGCGTGGTAAACACACGCTACTACTCAATCGAGAATCTGGATCAACATTTTTTCTAGGTGAGATCTTGGTTGATGTGCCATTACCAGTAGACCAAGAGCAAGAAGAGCATTGTGGAACGTGTACATCTTGTATTGATATCTGTCCCACACAAGCGATTACAGCACCATATCAGCTAGATGCAAGGCGTTGCATCTCTTACTTAACCATTGAAAATCCCGAAGCGATTCCGGTGGAGTTTAGAAGTGCGATGGGTAATCGCGTTTATGGCTGTGATGACTGTCAGTTAATTTGCCCTTGGAATAAATTCTCAAAACGAACGCAGCTACCTGACTTTGCACAGCGCCATGGTCTAGGCCAGGCCAGTCTCATGCATCTGTGGTCCTGGACTGAAGCAGAGTTTGAGCAGCGCCATGAAGGCAGTGCGATTCGTAGGATTGGTTACAGCAGATGGCGACGTAATTTAGCGGTCGCGATGGGTAATGCTTTGGCGAGCACCAAGGTGGATAAGGTGGAGAAGGAATTATTACGCTCCGCCTTAAACGAAGCTCTACCTACTGCAGATCCATTGGTAGCTGAGCATATCCAATGGGCTTTAAACGCTTACAATTAA
- a CDS encoding cryptochrome/photolyase family protein, translating to MSQIKRLFLILGDQLDIQGAALKGFNPKTDEVLMVESANEANYVWTHKAKIALFLSAMRHFAKSLEDLQYPLTYIKESPQSIVEVLKQQLRQKKITHLVCVEPGEWRLKIALEELAKDSGLQMEMRNDDHFFCSHQEFVAWTEGKKELRLEYFYRLMRKTHGILIDADGNPEGGQWNFDQDNRKPYPKKGPGIIDAPASFEIDAITQEVLAYVQSAYPDHPGSLEHFNWPVNREQALKALEYFVDYRLRNFGIYQDAMWTDTPFGWHSILSSSLNLKLLNPREVIDAALAAWKKYSLDLSTIEGFIRQILGWREFVRGMYYLDMPKMAQDNYYEHQRKLPQWYWTGKTQMACMQDAVGQTLKYGYAHHIQRLMVTGNFALLAEILPAQVCDWYLAVYVDAIEWVELPNTAGMALFANGGRFTSKPYIASGAYIKRMSNYCDSCKYKPDVRFGEQACPVTTLYWNFLINHRQQFEASPRTRLMTANLKRISPEDQLEIQKHASKLLNHLDEL from the coding sequence ATGAGTCAAATAAAAAGACTCTTTTTGATTCTGGGGGATCAATTAGACATCCAGGGCGCTGCACTGAAGGGCTTTAATCCAAAGACGGATGAAGTGCTAATGGTGGAATCGGCGAATGAGGCTAACTATGTGTGGACCCATAAAGCCAAGATTGCTTTATTTCTGTCGGCTATGCGACATTTTGCAAAGTCGCTAGAGGATCTGCAATATCCACTGACTTACATTAAAGAGTCACCGCAGTCAATTGTTGAGGTCTTAAAGCAGCAATTGCGCCAAAAAAAGATTACACATCTCGTTTGCGTGGAGCCAGGGGAGTGGCGCCTCAAAATTGCTCTTGAAGAGTTAGCTAAAGATAGCGGTCTTCAAATGGAAATGCGCAATGACGATCATTTTTTCTGCTCGCACCAAGAGTTTGTTGCTTGGACTGAGGGTAAAAAGGAGCTGCGGCTGGAGTATTTTTATCGATTGATGCGCAAGACGCACGGAATTCTGATTGACGCAGATGGTAATCCTGAAGGTGGCCAATGGAATTTTGATCAAGATAATCGCAAGCCTTATCCTAAAAAAGGTCCGGGCATTATTGATGCCCCCGCATCATTTGAGATAGATGCAATAACTCAAGAAGTACTGGCATATGTGCAGAGCGCCTATCCAGATCATCCCGGATCCTTAGAGCATTTCAATTGGCCGGTAAATAGGGAGCAAGCATTAAAGGCGCTGGAGTATTTTGTTGACTATCGCCTCAGGAACTTCGGCATCTATCAAGATGCGATGTGGACGGATACGCCTTTTGGTTGGCACTCCATCCTATCTAGCTCGCTCAATCTGAAGTTGTTAAATCCACGTGAAGTCATTGATGCCGCATTGGCTGCTTGGAAAAAATACTCACTGGATTTATCGACGATCGAAGGATTTATTCGACAGATTCTAGGTTGGCGTGAGTTTGTGCGAGGAATGTATTACTTGGACATGCCCAAGATGGCTCAGGACAATTATTACGAGCATCAACGCAAATTACCGCAGTGGTATTGGACTGGTAAAACGCAGATGGCTTGCATGCAAGATGCGGTGGGCCAAACCCTGAAATACGGCTATGCACATCATATTCAGCGTCTGATGGTGACCGGCAACTTTGCGTTGTTGGCAGAGATACTTCCTGCGCAAGTTTGCGATTGGTATCTAGCGGTATATGTCGATGCGATTGAGTGGGTGGAGCTCCCGAATACAGCAGGAATGGCTTTATTTGCTAATGGTGGTCGTTTCACCAGCAAGCCGTATATCGCCAGTGGTGCATATATCAAGCGTATGAGTAATTACTGCGACTCCTGTAAGTACAAGCCGGATGTTCGCTTTGGAGAGCAAGCATGCCCAGTTACTACTCTGTATTGGAACTTCTTAATCAATCATCGCCAACAATTTGAGGCTAGTCCACGTACTCGATTGATGACGGCTAATTTGAAGCGTATTAGTCCAGAGGATCAGTTGGAGATACAAAAACATGCAAGCAAACTGCTTAATCACCTAGATGAGCTCTAG
- a CDS encoding AzlC family ABC transporter permease, with translation MSSAGQPYIDPSEIALEEPAAERFKNPRHAFWSGMRDAAGAPAMVLFAGMVGFGAMGKTNGFDVWFTTFTSFFMFALPGQVVLIEMAITGSSVLAIALAVTLTSTRFITMTVTLFPQFHQKDRNRSLYASVHLLAMTAWAVSMREFHSIEVKHRLSYFVGLGLLCWLISVPGTILGYYLAGMVPPAVTLGLVFINPLFFLLTFTEVKPWINRVAILLGCVFGPIFFVLDRDTSLLTAGVVGGTLAYFIDRKFLRKKVGVIG, from the coding sequence ATGTCATCAGCGGGCCAACCATATATCGATCCTAGCGAAATCGCGCTAGAGGAGCCTGCAGCAGAACGCTTTAAAAATCCGCGTCATGCTTTCTGGTCTGGCATGCGTGATGCAGCTGGCGCACCTGCGATGGTGCTCTTTGCTGGCATGGTGGGCTTTGGAGCGATGGGTAAGACCAATGGCTTTGATGTTTGGTTTACCACCTTCACTTCATTTTTTATGTTCGCCTTACCAGGGCAGGTTGTTCTCATTGAGATGGCTATTACAGGTTCATCTGTTTTGGCGATTGCCTTGGCGGTCACGCTAACGTCTACACGCTTTATCACCATGACGGTGACACTCTTTCCGCAGTTTCATCAAAAAGATCGTAATCGCAGTTTGTATGCTTCTGTTCATCTTCTGGCAATGACTGCATGGGCGGTCTCCATGCGCGAGTTTCATTCGATTGAAGTCAAGCACCGCTTAAGTTACTTCGTGGGACTCGGATTGCTGTGCTGGTTAATTTCAGTGCCCGGAACCATCTTAGGTTATTACTTGGCAGGTATGGTGCCTCCAGCAGTGACGCTGGGCTTGGTATTTATCAATCCATTGTTTTTCCTTTTGACGTTTACTGAAGTCAAGCCTTGGATTAATCGGGTTGCTATCCTTTTAGGCTGTGTATTTGGCCCCATCTTCTTTGTCTTGGATCGTGACACCAGCCTGCTAACAGCAGGAGTAGTGGGCGGTACGCTAGCCTACTTTATTGATCGTAAATTCTTGCGCAAAAAAGTTGGGGTGATCGGATGA
- a CDS encoding CaiB/BaiF CoA-transferase family protein has translation MRISEEIMEPLAKLKVIEMGQLIAGPFAAKTLADFGADVIKIEPPKVGDALRKWRLLKDGTSIWWQVQSRNKRSLSLDLRQSEAQDIVRTLVKEADVLIENFRPGTLEDWGLGPKVLLELNPKLIVLRISGYGQTGPYRDKPGFGVVAEAMGGLRHLTAEPGRVPVRVGISIGDTLASLHGVIGILLALQERHSSGKGQVIDIALYEAVFNCMESLLPEYSAFGEVRQAAGSALPGIAPTNAYQCADGGYVLVAGNGDSIFKRLMTAIGREDLGSDPQLENNDGRVKRVVELDQAIGEWAKTVSTDKALEILDSVAVPAGRIYTVADIANDPHYKARENIQTIQMHDGTRLDVPGVIPKLSRTPGSIKTLAPDIGENTDEILKGIGLSDAQVASLKERGIAFTK, from the coding sequence ATGCGTATTTCAGAGGAAATCATGGAGCCGTTAGCAAAGTTAAAAGTCATTGAAATGGGGCAACTCATTGCTGGGCCATTTGCCGCAAAAACGTTGGCGGATTTTGGTGCGGATGTCATTAAGATCGAGCCACCTAAAGTTGGTGATGCATTGCGAAAATGGCGACTGCTCAAAGATGGCACATCTATTTGGTGGCAAGTGCAGTCACGCAACAAGCGTTCTCTTTCTTTGGATTTAAGACAATCTGAGGCTCAAGATATTGTCAGGACTTTAGTTAAAGAGGCAGATGTCTTAATCGAAAACTTTCGCCCTGGAACACTAGAGGATTGGGGGCTTGGCCCGAAGGTGTTGCTTGAGCTCAATCCAAAGTTGATTGTTTTGCGGATTAGTGGTTATGGTCAGACAGGCCCATATAGAGATAAGCCTGGCTTTGGTGTGGTTGCAGAAGCAATGGGTGGTTTGCGCCATCTCACTGCAGAGCCTGGAAGAGTGCCTGTAAGGGTGGGTATTAGCATTGGTGACACCTTGGCATCTTTGCATGGCGTAATTGGAATTTTGTTGGCCTTGCAAGAACGTCATAGCAGCGGCAAAGGTCAGGTGATCGATATTGCGTTGTATGAGGCGGTCTTCAATTGCATGGAGAGTTTGCTGCCGGAGTACAGTGCGTTCGGTGAGGTGCGACAAGCGGCAGGCAGCGCTCTACCTGGTATTGCTCCAACTAATGCCTATCAATGCGCTGATGGTGGATATGTATTGGTTGCCGGCAATGGCGATAGCATTTTTAAGCGCCTGATGACGGCTATTGGGCGAGAAGACTTGGGTAGTGATCCGCAATTGGAAAACAATGATGGTCGCGTCAAACGCGTAGTCGAACTTGATCAAGCGATTGGTGAGTGGGCAAAGACAGTGAGTACCGACAAAGCATTAGAAATTTTAGATTCTGTTGCGGTGCCAGCAGGTCGCATCTATACCGTTGCCGATATCGCAAACGATCCGCATTACAAAGCTCGTGAAAATATTCAAACGATTCAGATGCATGATGGAACTAGGTTAGATGTACCTGGTGTGATTCCAAAGTTGTCACGTACACCGGGATCGATTAAAACCCTTGCTCCCGATATTGGTGAGAATACCGATGAGATATTGAAGGGTATAGGTTTAAGTGATGCTCAGGTTGCCTCCCTGAAAGAGCGTGGTATTGCATTTACAAAGTAA
- a CDS encoding VOC family protein translates to MIDHLDHLVLTTAKEAECVDFYTRVLGMKLESFIGGTPPVERKAFKFGNQKINLHIKGREFEPKADTPTPGSLDLCFIADRPLERVIEKLAAESWPIIEGPVIRTGATQKINSVYVRDPDQNLIEISELI, encoded by the coding sequence ATGATTGACCATTTAGATCATTTGGTACTCACCACTGCAAAAGAAGCAGAGTGCGTGGATTTTTATACCCGCGTTCTTGGAATGAAGTTGGAATCTTTTATTGGTGGAACGCCACCTGTTGAGCGCAAAGCGTTTAAGTTCGGCAACCAAAAGATCAACCTTCACATCAAAGGCAGGGAGTTTGAGCCCAAGGCAGATACTCCAACCCCGGGATCACTCGATCTTTGCTTTATTGCTGATCGCCCTCTAGAAAGGGTGATTGAAAAGCTGGCCGCAGAATCCTGGCCAATTATTGAGGGGCCGGTGATTCGTACTGGTGCCACACAAAAAATTAACTCGGTCTATGTACGAGACCCAGATCAGAATTTAATTGAAATATCTGAACTCATTTAA
- a CDS encoding LysR family transcriptional regulator, producing MKSPLNPARVDFVTLKLFCYIVQSGSITKGASQCNLALSAASRRISEFEETVGMALLDRSVKGVTLTHAGHAVMQHALRLFQGFEQLSNELGEYSKGVKGSVRLWANMSALTEFLPSALASFLKVNPEIQVEVEEQLSGDIVKALMDGIADIGVFAEGPNTSGLETKVMGSDELVITCCKTHPLSKRKSISFEECLQYDFVGLNRGSSLLELTSRSAEKLGKQMRLRIQVRSYDAMCQMIAVNLGVGVLPYQACAAQIKAMGLKVIPLEDAWAKRNLLVATKADINHSPATRLLSQHLVG from the coding sequence ATGAAATCCCCGCTAAACCCCGCCAGAGTTGACTTTGTTACTCTCAAGCTTTTCTGCTACATCGTTCAATCCGGGAGTATTACCAAGGGTGCGAGCCAATGCAATCTAGCGCTTTCTGCAGCAAGTAGGCGTATTTCTGAGTTTGAAGAAACGGTAGGTATGGCGCTTCTGGATCGATCCGTGAAAGGCGTCACCCTCACTCATGCCGGCCATGCAGTAATGCAACATGCCTTAAGGTTGTTTCAGGGCTTTGAGCAACTCAGCAATGAATTGGGTGAGTATTCCAAAGGGGTAAAAGGGAGTGTCCGGCTTTGGGCGAATATGTCAGCCCTGACTGAGTTTCTTCCCTCAGCTTTAGCAAGCTTTTTAAAAGTGAATCCTGAAATTCAGGTTGAGGTAGAAGAGCAGCTGAGTGGCGACATTGTCAAAGCACTTATGGATGGCATTGCAGATATTGGTGTGTTTGCTGAAGGCCCAAACACCTCTGGACTAGAAACTAAAGTGATGGGCAGCGATGAACTTGTGATTACTTGCTGTAAAACGCACCCCTTAAGCAAAAGAAAGAGTATTTCTTTTGAAGAATGTCTTCAATATGATTTCGTGGGTCTTAATAGAGGCAGCTCGCTACTTGAACTCACCTCTAGAAGCGCAGAGAAACTAGGTAAGCAAATGCGGTTGCGTATTCAGGTACGCAGCTACGATGCGATGTGCCAAATGATTGCAGTCAATCTAGGTGTTGGCGTACTGCCATATCAAGCATGTGCAGCTCAAATTAAAGCCATGGGTTTAAAAGTCATTCCCCTTGAAGATGCTTGGGCAAAACGTAACCTACTGGTAGCAACCAAAGCGGACATCAATCACTCCCCCGCTACCCGCCTGCTAAGCCAGCATTTAGTTGGGTAG
- a CDS encoding N-acetylmuramoyl-L-alanine amidase yields the protein MTSKKINLTRRQHLKTSAKFLSFALLLTEVDIAWGAKIMGVRVWPSEDYTRVTLESDTPLPITQQILTNPDRLVVDVQGLELNPTLKDLVAKVKPNDPYISQVRVGQFQPGVVRLVFDLKEPIKPQLFTLDPVAEYNYRMVFDLYPTTPPDPLMALVRSSAKKESALEKSNEEIDLIAQFATKKEKELAKTPSAPVAQAIPETKDAPAPAKYKRLITIAIDPGHGGEDPGAIGAAGSREKNVVLAIARRLKDKIEGEAYMRPFLTRDGDYFVPLHVRVQKARRVEADLFVSIHADAFIERNARGASVFALSQMGASSTTARWMANKENASDLIGGINIKTQDRQVANLLLDMSTTAQIKDSLQVGNSILRQIGGFATLHKPKVEQASFAVLKAPDIPSILVETAFISNPQEEARLNDDAYQDRIAEAILRGIKEYFSKNPPVARRVNS from the coding sequence ATGACTAGCAAAAAAATAAACCTCACTAGAAGGCAGCATCTCAAGACTTCCGCGAAGTTCTTGAGCTTTGCGCTGCTACTTACCGAAGTAGATATTGCCTGGGGCGCCAAGATTATGGGTGTTCGTGTATGGCCCTCCGAGGACTACACACGCGTGACTTTAGAGTCAGATACACCGTTACCGATTACGCAACAGATTCTGACCAATCCAGACCGCCTGGTAGTTGATGTGCAAGGACTTGAACTTAATCCGACACTTAAAGATTTGGTTGCCAAAGTAAAGCCGAACGATCCTTATATTTCACAAGTACGGGTTGGGCAATTTCAGCCAGGAGTGGTGCGTTTGGTATTTGATTTAAAAGAGCCGATCAAGCCGCAACTCTTCACACTTGATCCTGTGGCTGAATACAACTACCGCATGGTATTTGACTTGTATCCGACAACACCACCAGATCCATTAATGGCTTTGGTGAGAAGCAGCGCCAAAAAAGAAAGTGCGCTTGAGAAATCAAATGAAGAAATAGATTTGATTGCTCAATTTGCTACCAAGAAAGAAAAAGAGCTCGCTAAGACGCCATCCGCACCAGTTGCCCAGGCCATCCCAGAAACCAAGGACGCGCCAGCGCCTGCCAAGTACAAACGGCTGATCACAATTGCGATTGATCCTGGCCATGGTGGCGAAGACCCAGGTGCCATCGGTGCAGCAGGCTCTCGAGAAAAGAATGTGGTCCTAGCTATTGCTAGGCGACTGAAAGACAAGATTGAAGGCGAAGCCTATATGCGCCCTTTCTTGACCAGAGATGGCGACTACTTTGTGCCACTGCATGTCAGAGTACAAAAAGCGAGACGCGTAGAGGCCGATTTGTTCGTATCCATTCATGCGGATGCTTTCATCGAAAGAAATGCCAGGGGCGCTTCAGTCTTCGCACTCTCTCAAATGGGGGCCAGTAGTACGACGGCTCGCTGGATGGCCAACAAAGAAAATGCCTCAGATTTAATTGGGGGCATCAATATCAAGACTCAGGATCGTCAAGTTGCCAACCTGCTGCTAGACATGTCGACCACAGCCCAGATTAAAGATTCTCTACAGGTAGGCAATTCGATCTTGAGGCAAATCGGTGGGTTTGCAACTCTTCACAAGCCCAAGGTAGAGCAAGCAAGCTTTGCGGTTCTAAAGGCCCCAGATATTCCTTCTATCCTCGTTGAGACCGCTTTTATTAGCAATCCCCAAGAGGAGGCGCGATTAAATGATGACGCCTACCAGGATCGCATTGCAGAGGCCATTTTGAGAGGAATTAAGGAGTATTTTTCCAAAAATCCGCCTGTCGCCAGACGGGTCAACTCCTAG
- a CDS encoding DUF2256 domain-containing protein produces MKSSFKGNKGFLPSKICVVCKKEMTWRKSWAKNWDSVKYCSDACRAKKDPQGKA; encoded by the coding sequence ATGAAATCCTCGTTCAAGGGAAACAAGGGCTTCTTGCCTAGCAAGATTTGCGTAGTGTGCAAAAAAGAAATGACCTGGAGAAAATCCTGGGCTAAGAACTGGGACTCAGTGAAGTACTGCTCTGATGCTTGTAGGGCTAAAAAGGATCCTCAAGGCAAAGCCTAG
- a CDS encoding AzlD domain-containing protein, which produces MNGAVDAFNHMSDALSGWGLWIALVGACLGTYFCRAIGVSLSQSINQDSEIFRWLAAVTYAMVAALTVRLIVMPLGLMATVPLWIRVLICALAIGVMVSKPTRRLVPALLTGTLLMVGYGIIR; this is translated from the coding sequence ATGAACGGTGCTGTGGACGCTTTCAATCACATGAGTGATGCACTTTCAGGTTGGGGCTTGTGGATCGCCTTGGTTGGGGCCTGCCTGGGGACGTATTTTTGTCGAGCTATCGGTGTTTCTTTATCGCAAAGCATTAACCAAGATAGCGAAATCTTCCGCTGGTTAGCTGCCGTGACTTATGCAATGGTTGCCGCTTTAACGGTGCGACTGATTGTGATGCCGTTAGGGCTTATGGCAACCGTCCCTCTGTGGATTCGGGTTCTCATTTGCGCCCTAGCCATTGGGGTGATGGTATCCAAACCAACCCGTCGCTTGGTTCCTGCTTTATTGACAGGAACTTTGCTCATGGTTGGTTACGGAATCATTCGTTAA
- a CDS encoding sodium-dependent bicarbonate transport family permease yields MTNFLDPAILFFIFGVFAGSVKSNLEIPPQISRFLSLYLLMALGLKGGFALHKSGFTSEIAFSLGLAIFLAVIIPIIGYLILRRRLNAFDAAAIAATYGSVSAVTFITATQYLDQFGISYGGHMAAAMALMESPAIILAIVLANKARSSQSPTPTGHQATSISKILHESFTDGAQLLLLGSMLVGLVSGDAGQKLMAPFSIDLFKGMLAFFLLDMGLMAARNLKDLKGKPAITLLYALGSPLSHALLALVLCKLIGLPLGNTILLMVLASSASYIAVPAVLRHALPEVNPALYMGMSLGITFPFNIILGIPLYTLLAKQLL; encoded by the coding sequence ATGACTAATTTCCTTGACCCCGCTATTCTATTTTTCATCTTTGGGGTGTTTGCGGGGAGTGTTAAGTCCAACCTAGAAATACCGCCACAGATTTCTAGATTCTTATCGCTATATCTATTAATGGCATTGGGGCTGAAGGGTGGATTTGCACTTCATAAGTCTGGGTTTACAAGTGAGATCGCATTCTCATTAGGTCTTGCAATTTTTCTAGCCGTCATTATCCCAATCATTGGTTACCTCATCCTCAGAAGACGCTTAAATGCATTTGATGCAGCCGCAATTGCTGCCACATATGGATCGGTAAGTGCTGTTACTTTTATCACCGCCACCCAATACCTAGATCAATTTGGTATTAGCTATGGTGGTCACATGGCCGCCGCCATGGCACTCATGGAGTCGCCCGCCATTATTCTTGCGATTGTTTTAGCAAATAAAGCTCGGTCATCTCAATCACCCACTCCAACGGGTCATCAAGCTACAAGCATCTCAAAAATACTGCATGAGTCTTTTACTGATGGCGCACAATTATTGCTACTAGGTTCCATGCTGGTTGGTTTGGTGAGTGGTGATGCAGGGCAAAAATTAATGGCGCCATTTTCGATTGATCTATTTAAAGGCATGCTAGCGTTCTTCCTGCTAGACATGGGTTTGATGGCCGCCAGAAATTTAAAGGATCTCAAGGGAAAACCTGCTATCACCTTGCTATACGCGCTCGGCTCACCCCTCTCTCATGCATTGCTTGCTTTGGTGCTTTGCAAACTGATTGGGCTCCCACTGGGAAATACTATTTTGCTGATGGTGCTGGCATCAAGCGCCTCTTATATTGCCGTACCTGCAGTATTGCGTCATGCCCTACCTGAAGTAAATCCAGCGCTCTACATGGGTATGTCGCTTGGAATCACCTTCCCCTTCAACATCATTCTAGGTATACCGCTTTACACTTTACTAGCCAAGCAACTCTTGTAA
- the tsaE gene encoding tRNA (adenosine(37)-N6)-threonylcarbamoyltransferase complex ATPase subunit type 1 TsaE, whose product MTKILASLKQHCRQEAETAALAQQLAASLKQSIHQTPGIHLNISLEGDLGAGKTTFARHLIQSLGHSGKVKSPTYTLCEPYPLVSDNHSFTAHHFDLYRMRDPLEWQEAGFAELFDVPGFCLIEWPEKAEGTLPPFDIQLQLIAGADENERSITMNSLSEKGSAVVKNTEVSQ is encoded by the coding sequence ATGACAAAAATACTGGCATCACTAAAGCAACATTGTAGGCAGGAAGCGGAAACCGCCGCCCTAGCCCAGCAGCTTGCCGCCAGTTTGAAGCAATCCATTCACCAAACTCCAGGCATTCACCTCAACATCTCCCTAGAGGGTGATCTAGGGGCTGGTAAAACCACCTTTGCAAGACATCTAATCCAAAGCCTAGGCCACAGTGGAAAAGTCAAGAGCCCCACTTATACCTTGTGCGAACCGTATCCACTAGTAAGTGACAACCATTCGTTTACCGCTCATCACTTTGATCTTTACAGAATGCGTGATCCACTCGAATGGCAAGAGGCTGGATTTGCGGAATTATTTGATGTGCCTGGCTTTTGCTTAATTGAGTGGCCTGAAAAAGCGGAGGGCACCCTCCCACCTTTTGACATTCAGTTACAGCTCATTGCTGGAGCCGATGAAAATGAACGCTCCATCACGATGAATTCCCTATCTGAAAAAGGTAGCGCAGTCGTAAAAAATACTGAAGTGAGTCAGTGA